In a single window of the Melissococcus plutonius ATCC 35311 genome:
- a CDS encoding alpha/beta hydrolase, producing MEKIDIEAMRKQFSAIDTKRNTGLKEPQTIEINKNITYGPYGIENLLDIYYPKKPTKLLPTIISIHGGGFFYGDKEIYKFYTMFLATQGFTVINFNYRLAQNTRYPAPLEDTNNLMNWILANHKEYFIDLENIFVVGDSAGAQIAEQYATLISNEAYEKLFDFKIAQIKFKAIALNCGVYFIGQNEEINKDFPYYFQDTIDKTLSSQFPVEKYITNNFPPTSIMTASHDFLKDLAAPFAKFLEIKQIPVQYNLYENEDRSELGHVFHLDQKSDIARICNLTELAFFKDYITEA from the coding sequence ATGGAAAAAATAGATATAGAAGCCATGCGAAAGCAATTTTCAGCAATTGATACTAAACGTAATACTGGATTAAAAGAGCCACAAACCATTGAAATAAATAAAAATATCACTTATGGGCCTTACGGAATAGAAAATTTATTAGATATTTATTATCCAAAAAAACCTACAAAATTGTTACCTACGATAATTAGTATTCATGGTGGTGGATTCTTTTATGGTGATAAAGAAATTTATAAATTCTACACAATGTTTTTAGCAACACAGGGATTTACAGTAATTAATTTTAATTATAGATTAGCACAAAATACTAGATATCCTGCACCATTAGAAGATACAAACAACTTAATGAATTGGATACTAGCCAATCATAAAGAATATTTTATTGATTTAGAAAACATATTTGTAGTGGGTGATAGTGCCGGTGCTCAAATAGCCGAGCAATATGCAACACTTATTAGTAATGAAGCTTATGAAAAATTATTTGATTTTAAAATTGCTCAAATAAAATTTAAAGCGATTGCATTAAATTGCGGTGTTTATTTCATTGGTCAAAATGAAGAAATAAATAAAGATTTTCCTTATTATTTTCAAGATACAATAGATAAAACCCTGTCTAGTCAGTTTCCAGTAGAGAAGTACATTACAAATAATTTTCCACCAACAAGTATAATGACTGCATCACATGATTTTTTAAAAGACCTAGCAGCGCCATTTGCCAAATTCTTAGAAATAAAACAGATTCCTGTGCAGTACAATTTATATGAAAATGAAGATAGAAGTGAATTAGGTCATGTATTTCATTTGGACCAAAAAAGTGATATTGCAAGAATATGTAATCTTACTGAGTTGGCTTTTTTTAAAGACTATATAACAGAAGCTTAA